A region of the Oceanihabitans sp. IOP_32 genome:
TGCTTGTTCGTAATAATCTACTACTTGATTGTAAACCGTTTTATGTTGCTCTACATTTGAATTTACACGTACTATAAACTTCACCCCTTTACCTCTTGTGCTAATAAAACAGGCATAGGTATATGGTGCTACATTTATAACAGGAATGATACGATTAAGTTCTGATTCTGATAGTTTATCAATGTCTAGAATTATAAATTGTGTGTAAACTTCAAGGTTTTCACTACTTCTATAATTATCGAATACTCCAGATGCAGTAAATCCTAATAGTTGCTTTTTTAGGGTTTCGGCTTCTTCTTCTTTACCTAAAGACATTAAGTGTCTTATTTTGTTGATTTCGGTTTTATAAGTGCCTGTTTTGATATTATTAAGCACTTCTACTAAAGGTTTGTCTGAAACCTTATATACAAAGTCTCTAAAGACTGATACAGCTGCTGTCATCTCCATAAGGTTTTAGGTTAATAATTGTTTCTTTTGGTAGTGAATGCTTTACGGTAGTTATTGTCTAATAACTTTTGCACGTCACTCATACGATAATAGATTTTTGAACCTATTTGTGAAAAAGAAATAACGCCTTCATCCCTCCAGGTTTGCGCTGTTCTTTTGCTAATATTCATTAGCTGAAGAAATTCTTGATTGTCTAGAAAAGTATCCTGAGGATTTTTCTGTTTCTCTTCTAGTTTTTTGTTTAGCTCGTCTAAACGGTTTACTAAGTCTGTGTACTGTTGCGTACTTAAAATAATTGCTTCCATTTGGTATGCATTTTAAAATTTATAATACCGCAAGAAGTCATTATTGATAGGGTGCTAAAAGCACCCCCTTATAAAACCCTTATAATGAATAAAATTTAGTGCAAAGGGTTCCTTTTTATATAATCTAAAGCATCATTTAAATAATCTTCTGATATATTTGAAGCATCTAATTCTGATTTTAATTCGAGATTTATTTTTTCGGCTATTACATTACAAAGTGTTGCTAAGCCTATGTTAGGTATAATTCTTTTTTGTTTTAATGCCTCTACTACTCCACGAAGAGCACCTTTTTTTCTAGGTGTTAAAACAGATTTACCTTCTACAGTTATACTTAAATCATTTAATATTTGCAATACATATTCTTGAACTGCTTTATCCTTAATGATGGTATAAAAATCTTGTTTAACATCTTCCTTTTTTACAGGTAAAGCTTTAATATCATCTTTTATTTCATTGATAAAACTCTTTTCATTGTTTAACCAAGCTTTTATTGTTTTTATATATTCTTTCTCGTTTTTAGTAGGTTTTTCTAATAATGTTTTTTGATTTAGTGAGTGCGCTTTCTTTTTTAAATCAAAAGCATATTTTTTACTATCTGTGATATATTCATTTTCTAATAATTGCGTTGTATCAATACTTAGTAAAATATGGTTTGTTATGTTAGATAAGTTTTTTAATAATTGTGCTTGAGTTAATAACTCTACTTTTGCTGTACCTAAGTAAGGGTTTGTTTTAGGTTTTTCTGCTAAAACAGGAAGTGTTCTGGAAAAGTGTTTTTTGAGATTAGTAAACATTGCTATTTCAAAAGGAAAAAATTTGTACCATCTATCATAAGTACTCAACAATAAATTAAAATCTTTCTTTCCTTTTCCTTTAGGTTTAAAAAAATTTGTGATTGTATCTATAACCTTTTCTTGTCTAGGTTTATACTGTGCATCTTTACCAACTAACGTATGGTTAAGTTGCATTCTTTTTGTGTAATCCATAAACCAACTTAGTGCTGGTGGTTCTCCGCAATTTTCTGGTGTTTGACCGAAACTTGTAACAGCATATTCTAAATAATTATATATTTCTTCCTCCCAATTGTCTTGATCTAAATTATTTAATATATGATGATGTGTGTAGATGACTTTATCGGCTACCATTTTAGCTAGGTCTTTAAAGTCATCACTTTTAAACAAACTGTGCTTTTTTAAATTCTTATGTCTTTCACAACAGTTTGGAAAGTCTTTAAAATAATCTCCTACTTCTTTTAGTATTTTTTGATGTGTGTTTTTACAGCCTTCACAATTATCAAGGTTATGTTCTGGATTTGGGAAATATTGAATAGGAAAAGGCTTTTCATATGCAGAACCTTTAAGGTAAATCATTTCGGAACCACAAACATCATATTTCTGCATTCCTGTAACTAAAAAATGAGGATTTCTATTCATACTAATTAATATATTTATCTACTGCGTTATCTAATTCACTACCTATTATTTTTGCATATACTTGTGTTATACCAATATCTGAATGGTCCATAAGTTTAGAAACGTGTTCTATACGCATACCATTGTTTAAAGCTCTAGTAGCAAATGTATGTCGGCTTATATGGAAAGATAAATTAAACGGTAGTTCTAATTGTTTTCCTATCCTGCTTAAATACATATTACTCAATGAAATTGCTCTATTGGTTATTAAACTTCTGTGTTCTCTATCTTTAAAATATAACTCGTCAATTTTTGCAAAAGGAAAAATTATATGATTTTGCTTTTGGTCTTTGGTTTTGTATTTCTCTAGAATATCAACCGCTTTTTGACCTATTTTAATACTGTGCTGTCTTTTCGTTTTGCGAATCGTTTTTGTGATTCTATGATTTTTACTATCGTAGTTTTTCCATTGTAATTCGATAACATCGCCAAAACGTAACCCACCAGAAAAAACAGAAAAGATAAACATATCTTTGATAACCTGTGCTTTATGTTCTTGTGGTACTTCTAAATTGATAAAGGCTTCAAATTGTTCTTC
Encoded here:
- a CDS encoding helix-turn-helix domain-containing protein, giving the protein MEAIILSTQQYTDLVNRLDELNKKLEEKQKNPQDTFLDNQEFLQLMNISKRTAQTWRDEGVISFSQIGSKIYYRMSDVQKLLDNNYRKAFTTKRNNY